The following proteins are co-located in the Onychomys torridus chromosome 6, mOncTor1.1, whole genome shotgun sequence genome:
- the LOC118586031 gene encoding 3 beta-hydroxysteroid dehydrogenase/Delta 5-->4-isomerase type 2 isoform X1 translates to MPGWSCLVTGAGGFLGQRIVHLLVQEKDLEEVRVLDKVFRPETREEFFNLQTKTKVTVLEGDILDAQYLRRACQGISVVIHTAVVIDVLGVIPRQTIVDVNLKGTQNLLEACVQASVPAFIYTSSVDVAGPNSYKEIVLNGHEEEQRETIWPDAYPYSKKMAEKAVLAANGRRLKDGGTLHTCALRPMYIYGEKSPFISGEMVRALKNNGILGVTGKFSIANPVYVGNAAWAHILAARGLQDPKKSPSIQGQFYYISDDTPHQSYDDLNYTVSKKWGLRLDSSWSPPLPMLYWLAFLLETVSFLLRPIYNFRPPFNRHLVTLSNSVFTFSYKKAQRDLGYEPPVSWEEAREKTSQWIGSLVEQHKGTLNTKSQ, encoded by the exons ATGCCTGGGTGGAGCTGCCTGGTGACAGGGGCAGGAGGGTTTCTGGGCCAAAGGATTGTCCACTTGCTGGTGCAGGAGAAGGATCTGGAGGAGGTCAGAGTCCTGGACAAGGTCTTCAGACCAGAAACCAGGGAGGAATTCTTCA ACCTACAGACAAAGACCAAGGTGACAGTGCTAGAAGGAGACATTCTAGATGCCCAGTACCTGAGGAGAGCCTGCCAGGGCATCTCTGTTGTCATCCACACTGCTGTTGTCATTGATGTCTTGGGTGTTATTCCCAGACAGACCATCGTGGATGTTAATCTAAAAG GTACCCAGAATCTGTTGGAAGCCTGTGTCCAAGCTAGTGTGCCAGCCTTCATCTACACCAGCTCAGTTGATGTTGCAGGGCCCAACTCCTACAAGGAGATAGTCCTGAATGGCCATGAGGAAGAACAACGTGAAACTATATGGCCTGATGCCTACCCGTATAGTAAAAAGATGGCTGAGAAGGCAGTACTAGCAGCCAATGGAAGGAGACTGAAAGATGGTGGCACTCTGCACACTTGTGCCTTAAGGCCTATGTATATCTATGGGGAAAAAAGTCCATTCATTTCTGGCGAAATGGTCAGGGCCCTCAAAAATAATGGTATTCTGGGTGTTACTGGCAAATTCTCTATAGCCAACCCAGTGTATGTTGGCAATGCAGCCTGGGCTCACATTCTGGCTGCCAGAGGTCTACAAGACCCTAAGAAGTCACCAAGCATCCAAGGTCAGTTCTATTACATCTCAGATGACACCCCTCACCAAAGCTATGATGATTTAAACTACACTGTGAGCAAGAAATGGGGCCTCCGCCTTGATTCCAGTTGGAGCCCTCCTCTGCCCATGCTCTACTGGCTTGCCTTCCTGCTGGAAACTGTGAGCTTCCTGCTGCGTCCAATCTACAACTTCCGGCCTCCATTTAACCGCCACTTGGTCACACTGTCAAATAGTGTGTTCACCTTCTCCTACAAGAAAGCTCAGCGAGATCTGGGCTATGAGCCACCTGTCAGCTgggaggaagccagagagaaaaCTTCTCAGTGGATTGGGTCACTAGTGGAGCAGCACAAGGGGACACTGAACACAAAATCTCAGTGA
- the LOC118586031 gene encoding 3 beta-hydroxysteroid dehydrogenase/Delta 5-->4-isomerase type 4 isoform X2, whose product MPGWSCLVTGAGGFLGQRIVHLLVQEKDLEEVRVLDKVFRPETREEFFSTQNLLEACVQASVPAFIYTSSVDVAGPNSYKEIVLNGHEEEQRETIWPDAYPYSKKMAEKAVLAANGRRLKDGGTLHTCALRPMYIYGEKSPFISGEMVRALKNNGILGVTGKFSIANPVYVGNAAWAHILAARGLQDPKKSPSIQGQFYYISDDTPHQSYDDLNYTVSKKWGLRLDSSWSPPLPMLYWLAFLLETVSFLLRPIYNFRPPFNRHLVTLSNSVFTFSYKKAQRDLGYEPPVSWEEAREKTSQWIGSLVEQHKGTLNTKSQ is encoded by the exons ATGCCTGGGTGGAGCTGCCTGGTGACAGGGGCAGGAGGGTTTCTGGGCCAAAGGATTGTCCACTTGCTGGTGCAGGAGAAGGATCTGGAGGAGGTCAGAGTCCTGGACAAGGTCTTCAGACCAGAAACCAGGGAGGAATTCTTCA GTACCCAGAATCTGTTGGAAGCCTGTGTCCAAGCTAGTGTGCCAGCCTTCATCTACACCAGCTCAGTTGATGTTGCAGGGCCCAACTCCTACAAGGAGATAGTCCTGAATGGCCATGAGGAAGAACAACGTGAAACTATATGGCCTGATGCCTACCCGTATAGTAAAAAGATGGCTGAGAAGGCAGTACTAGCAGCCAATGGAAGGAGACTGAAAGATGGTGGCACTCTGCACACTTGTGCCTTAAGGCCTATGTATATCTATGGGGAAAAAAGTCCATTCATTTCTGGCGAAATGGTCAGGGCCCTCAAAAATAATGGTATTCTGGGTGTTACTGGCAAATTCTCTATAGCCAACCCAGTGTATGTTGGCAATGCAGCCTGGGCTCACATTCTGGCTGCCAGAGGTCTACAAGACCCTAAGAAGTCACCAAGCATCCAAGGTCAGTTCTATTACATCTCAGATGACACCCCTCACCAAAGCTATGATGATTTAAACTACACTGTGAGCAAGAAATGGGGCCTCCGCCTTGATTCCAGTTGGAGCCCTCCTCTGCCCATGCTCTACTGGCTTGCCTTCCTGCTGGAAACTGTGAGCTTCCTGCTGCGTCCAATCTACAACTTCCGGCCTCCATTTAACCGCCACTTGGTCACACTGTCAAATAGTGTGTTCACCTTCTCCTACAAGAAAGCTCAGCGAGATCTGGGCTATGAGCCACCTGTCAGCTgggaggaagccagagagaaaaCTTCTCAGTGGATTGGGTCACTAGTGGAGCAGCACAAGGGGACACTGAACACAAAATCTCAGTGA
- the LOC118586032 gene encoding 3 beta-hydroxysteroid dehydrogenase/Delta 5-->4-isomerase type 4-like isoform X2, with amino-acid sequence MPGWSCLVTGAGGFLGQRIVHLLVQEKDLEEVRVLDKVFRPETREEFFSTQNLLEACVQASVPAFIYTSSFDVAGPNSYKEIVLNGHEEEQRESTWPDAYPYSKKMAEKAVIAANGRRLKDGGTLHTCALRPMYIYGEKSPFIYVRMIKALKNNGILKSAGKFSTANPVYVGNVAWAHILATKGLRDPKKSPSIQGQFYYISDDTPHQSYDDLNYTVSKKWGLRLDSSWSPPLPMLYWLAFLLETVSFLLRPIYNYRPPFNRHLVTMSNCVFTFSYKKAQRDLGYKPLFSWEEAREKTSQWIGSLVEQHKGTLNTKSQ; translated from the exons ATGCCTGGGTGGAGCTGCCTGGTGACAGGGGCAGGAGGGTTTCTGGGCCAAAGGATTGTCCACTTGCTGGTGCAGGAGAAGGATCTGGAGGAGGTCAGAGTCCTGGACAAGGTCTTCAGACCAGAAACCAGGGAGGAATTCTTCA GTACTCAGAATCTGTTGGAAGCCTGTGTCCAAGCTAGTGTGCCAGCCTTCATCTACACCAGCTCATTTGATGTTGCAGGGCCCAACTCCTACAAGGAGATAGTCCTGAATGGCCATGAGGAAGAACAACGTGAAAGTACATGGCCTGATGCCTACCCGTATAGTAAAAAGATGGCTGAGAAGGCAGTAATAGCAGCCAATGGAAGGAGACTGAAAGATGGTGGCACTCTGCACACTTGTGCCTTAAGGCCTATGTATATCTATGGGGAAAAGAGTCCATTCATTTACGTTAGAATGATCAAAGCCCTCAAAAATAATGGTATTCTGAAATCTGCTGGCAAATTTTCCACAGCTAACCCAGTATATGTGGGTAATGTGGCCTGGGCACACATTTTGGCTACCAAGGGCCTACGAGACCCCAAGAAGTCACCAAGCATCCAAGGTCAGTTCTATTACATCTCAGATGACACCCCTCACCAAAGCTATGATGATTTAAACTACACTGTGAGCAAGAAATGGGGCCTCCGCCTTGATTCCAGTTGGAGCCCTCCTCTGCCCATGCTCTACTGGCTTGCCTTCCTGCTGGAAACTGTGAGCTTCCTGCTGCGTCCAATCTACAACTATCGGCCTCCATTTAACCGCCACTTGGTCACAATGTCAAATTGTGTGTTCACCTTCTCCTACAAGAAAGCTCAGCGAGATCTGGGCTATAAGCCACTTTTCAGCTgggaggaagccagagagaaaaCTTCTCAGTGGATCGGGTCACTAGTGGAGCAGCACAAGGGGACACTGAACACAAAGTCTCAGTGA
- the LOC118586032 gene encoding 3 beta-hydroxysteroid dehydrogenase/Delta 5-->4-isomerase type 1-like isoform X1 yields the protein MPGWSCLVTGAGGFLGQRIVHLLVQEKDLEEVRVLDKVFRPETREEFFNLQTKTKVTVLEGDILDAQYLRRACQGISVVIHTAAVIDVLGFIPRHTILDVNLKGTQNLLEACVQASVPAFIYTSSFDVAGPNSYKEIVLNGHEEEQRESTWPDAYPYSKKMAEKAVIAANGRRLKDGGTLHTCALRPMYIYGEKSPFIYVRMIKALKNNGILKSAGKFSTANPVYVGNVAWAHILATKGLRDPKKSPSIQGQFYYISDDTPHQSYDDLNYTVSKKWGLRLDSSWSPPLPMLYWLAFLLETVSFLLRPIYNYRPPFNRHLVTMSNCVFTFSYKKAQRDLGYKPLFSWEEAREKTSQWIGSLVEQHKGTLNTKSQ from the exons ATGCCTGGGTGGAGCTGCCTGGTGACAGGGGCAGGAGGGTTTCTGGGCCAAAGGATTGTCCACTTGCTGGTGCAGGAGAAGGATCTGGAGGAGGTCAGAGTCCTGGACAAGGTCTTCAGACCAGAAACCAGGGAGGAATTCTTCA ACCTACAGACAAAGACCAAGGTGACAGTGCTAGAAGGAGACATTCTAGATGCCCAGTACCTGAGGAGAGCCTGCCAGGGCATCTCTGTTGTCATCCACACTGCTGCTGTCATTGATGTCTTGGGTTTTATTCCCAGACATACAATCCTGGATGTTAATCTTAAAG GTACTCAGAATCTGTTGGAAGCCTGTGTCCAAGCTAGTGTGCCAGCCTTCATCTACACCAGCTCATTTGATGTTGCAGGGCCCAACTCCTACAAGGAGATAGTCCTGAATGGCCATGAGGAAGAACAACGTGAAAGTACATGGCCTGATGCCTACCCGTATAGTAAAAAGATGGCTGAGAAGGCAGTAATAGCAGCCAATGGAAGGAGACTGAAAGATGGTGGCACTCTGCACACTTGTGCCTTAAGGCCTATGTATATCTATGGGGAAAAGAGTCCATTCATTTACGTTAGAATGATCAAAGCCCTCAAAAATAATGGTATTCTGAAATCTGCTGGCAAATTTTCCACAGCTAACCCAGTATATGTGGGTAATGTGGCCTGGGCACACATTTTGGCTACCAAGGGCCTACGAGACCCCAAGAAGTCACCAAGCATCCAAGGTCAGTTCTATTACATCTCAGATGACACCCCTCACCAAAGCTATGATGATTTAAACTACACTGTGAGCAAGAAATGGGGCCTCCGCCTTGATTCCAGTTGGAGCCCTCCTCTGCCCATGCTCTACTGGCTTGCCTTCCTGCTGGAAACTGTGAGCTTCCTGCTGCGTCCAATCTACAACTATCGGCCTCCATTTAACCGCCACTTGGTCACAATGTCAAATTGTGTGTTCACCTTCTCCTACAAGAAAGCTCAGCGAGATCTGGGCTATAAGCCACTTTTCAGCTgggaggaagccagagagaaaaCTTCTCAGTGGATCGGGTCACTAGTGGAGCAGCACAAGGGGACACTGAACACAAAGTCTCAGTGA